The following nucleotide sequence is from Candidatus Rokuibacteriota bacterium.
GGCACCGCACGGGGTCACCCACATCGACATGCCACTGACGCCTGCCCGGGTCTGGGCCGCGGTCCAGGCCAGCAAGGCCAAGCGATAGGGGGGGATGCCATGTATCCGGCTGAGTTCGACTACCACACCCCATCCACCGTCCAGGAGGCGATCTCCCTTCTCGGCCGGTTCAAGGACGACGCCAAGCTCCTCGCCGGGGGCCACAGCCTGGTCCCGATGATGAAGCTCCGCCTCGCCCAGCCGAAGCACCTGGTCGATCTCAGGAAAGTCCCGGGGCTCTCCGGAATCAGAGAGGACGGCGGGAGCCTGGTCATCGGGGCCCTCACGACCCACTACCAGGTGGAGTCGTCGGCGTTGCTCAAGCAGAAGTGCCCGTTGCTGCCGGAGACGGCCGGTCAGATCGGCGATCCCCAGGTCAGGAACCTGGGAACCGTCGGCGGGAGCCTCGCCCACGCGGATCCCGCCTCGGATTACCCGGGGGCCGTCATTGCGCTGGGAGCCGACCTCGTCGCCGAGGGCCCGAAAGGCAGGCGGACGATCAAAGCCGACGACTTCTTCAAGGGGCTTCTCACCACTGCGCTGCAACCTGATGAAATCCTGGTGGAAGTTCGTTTCCCTGGTTGGCCGGCAGGGACCGGGATGTGCTACATGAAGTTCCCCCATCCCGCTTCGCGGTTTGCCGTGGTCGGAGTCGCCGCGGTCGTCAGCGTTGACGGAAAGGGTACGTGCGCCAAGGCGGGTGTCGGGGTGACCGGCGCGGGGACCAAGGCGGTGCGCGCCAAGGGAGTCGAGGCGGCGCTGAGCGGGAAGGCCCTGGACGCGACAACGATCCAGGCCGCCGCCGACAAGGCACCCGACGGCGTCGATGTCCAGGCCGACCTCCAGGGATCGGTCGAGTACAAGACCCACCTCCTCAAGGTGTACTGTCGCCGCGCTCTCGAGGCCGCGGTCGCGCGCGCGCGGAAATAACCGCGGGCGGCGACAGCGGCCCGATCATTGGCCAGGAATTTCGAGCACAGATTCCTGGCCAATGAGTTTTAGGGGGGCTCTCACGCCGCCGGCGCCCCGCGCCGAAGGCGGCCAGGGTCCGCTCGCGGACCGGATCCTCCGCCGAAACCTCCTGGCGCTGGGCGCCGACCTGGGGCTTTTCCTCGTCGGCCTGTCCTTTGCCTCCCAGGCGACGATCCTGCCGGCGTTCGCCGTGCACCTCGGGGCCCCGAACGTCGTCATCGGCGCGATTCCGGCGGTGATGACCGTCGGCTGGTTCCTCCCGTCGCTGTTCGCCGCCGGATACACCGAGGCGCTCCCGCGGAAGCTCCCGTTCGTCCTCCGCTGTACGGTCTGGGAGCGGCTCCCCTTCCTGTTCCTCGCGCTGGCAGCGTTCTTCCTCGCCGAGCCGGCGCCGGCGTTCACCCTCGGTCTCCTCCTGACGATGCTCCTCGTGATCACGGGCGTGGGGGGAGCGCTCATGCCGGCCTGGATGGACATCGTGGGACGGGCGATCCCGACAACCCTCCGGGGGCGGTTCTTTGCGGTGGCGAGCATCCTCGGCAGCGCGGGAGGGTTCGCGGGCAGCTTCGCGACAACGCACGTCCTGAGCGTCTTCCCGGCGCCGGCCAGCTACGGGCTCTGCTTTCTGATCGCGGCCTTCTTCATGGGGTGCTCCTACGCCGCCCTGGCCTGCGCGCGCGAGGCCGTCGCCGCGCCGCGACCCCCGGCCGTGCCCCTGAAAGCGTACCTCACCCGCATCCCCGGCTTGCTCCGGCGGAACCGGAACCTGGCCTGGTTCCTGATTGCGCGGGCGTTCAGCGTGCTGGGAGTCATGGGGAGCGGCTTCTACACCGTGTACGCGCTCCAGGCGCACGGGGCTCCGACCTCGCAGGTCGGCGTGTTCACAGCTATCCTCCTGGCGGGCCAGACGGTGGGAAACCTCGTGTTCGGCTGGATCGCCGACCGGGCCGGCCACCGGCTTGTCCTGATGGCGGGCGTGGCCGCGGCGACCGTGGC
It contains:
- a CDS encoding xanthine dehydrogenase family protein subunit M, with amino-acid sequence MYPAEFDYHTPSTVQEAISLLGRFKDDAKLLAGGHSLVPMMKLRLAQPKHLVDLRKVPGLSGIREDGGSLVIGALTTHYQVESSALLKQKCPLLPETAGQIGDPQVRNLGTVGGSLAHADPASDYPGAVIALGADLVAEGPKGRRTIKADDFFKGLLTTALQPDEILVEVRFPGWPAGTGMCYMKFPHPASRFAVVGVAAVVSVDGKGTCAKAGVGVTGAGTKAVRAKGVEAALSGKALDATTIQAAADKAPDGVDVQADLQGSVEYKTHLLKVYCRRALEAAVARARK
- a CDS encoding MFS transporter, with product MSFRGALTPPAPRAEGGQGPLADRILRRNLLALGADLGLFLVGLSFASQATILPAFAVHLGAPNVVIGAIPAVMTVGWFLPSLFAAGYTEALPRKLPFVLRCTVWERLPFLFLALAAFFLAEPAPAFTLGLLLTMLLVITGVGGALMPAWMDIVGRAIPTTLRGRFFAVASILGSAGGFAGSFATTHVLSVFPAPASYGLCFLIAAFFMGCSYAALACAREAVAAPRPPAVPLKAYLTRIPGLLRRNRNLAWFLIARAFSVLGVMGSGFYTVYALQAHGAPTSQVGVFTAILLAGQTVGNLVFGWIADRAGHRLVLMAGVAAATVANLVAMAAPSAEVFGAVFGFAGVYVAAIHVSGLAVLLEFAPAEDEQPTYVGLGNTSLGPIMCAAPLAAGLMVDALGFELVFAAAAAFGATALGLLIGRVRDPRHVRALAA